One stretch of Manis pentadactyla isolate mManPen7 chromosome 10, mManPen7.hap1, whole genome shotgun sequence DNA includes these proteins:
- the LOC118918966 gene encoding olfactory receptor 6C2-like gives MRNHTSLTSFILLGLTDDPQLQILIFIFLLITYMLSVTGNLSIIILTLVDSHLKTAMYFFLQNFSLLEISFTSACIPRFLYSISTGDRTVTYNACVSQLFFTYVFGITEFFLLATISFDRYVAICKPLHYMTIMNYRVCKRLVFCCWVTTLLIILPPLSLGLDLEFCASNAIDHFLCDANPILKISCSDTWFIEQMVIICSVMIFIVTLVCVVLSYMYIIRTILRFPSAQQRTRAFSTCSSHIIVVSITYGSCIFVYIKPSAKDEMAVNKGVTILTTSISPMLNPFIYSLRNKQVKQAFNDLVKRFILLSKN, from the coding sequence atgagaaaccacacatctcTCACCAGTTTCATCCTtctgggattgacagatgaccctcagctacagattctgatttttatatttctactgatcacctacatgttgagtgtaactggaaacctgagcatcatcatcctcacattagtggattctcaccttaaaactgcaatgtacttttttctccaaaatttttctttgttagaaatctcattcacttctgcatgcattcctagattcttgtacagTATATCAACAGGTGACAGGACTGTTACATATAATGCTTGTGTATCCCAACtattttttacatatgtttttggaataacggaattttttctcctggctaCCATTTCCTTTGATCGATATGTAGCgatctgcaaacccctgcattacatgactattatgaactacagGGTCTGCAAAAGGCTTGTCTTCTGCTGTTGGGTGACTACTCTACTGATCATATTGCCACCACTTAGCTTGGGACTGGACTtggaattctgtgcctctaatgccattgaccactttCTCTGTGATGCTAACCCAATATtgaagatctcatgctcagatacatggttcaTAGAGCAGATGGTTATTATCTGCTCTGTGATGATTTTTATTGTGACTctggtgtgtgtggttctgtcctacatgtacatcatcagaacaattctaagattcccctctgcccagcagaggacaagagccttttctacctgttcttcccacattatcgtggtttccatcacctatggcagctgcatctttgtttatatcaaaccttcagcaaaagatgaaatggccGTTAATAAGGGAGTAACTATACtcactacttccatttcccccatgttaaacccattcatttactctctgaggaacaaacaagtgaaacaagcctttaatgacttagtcaaaagatttaTATTGCTGTCAAAGAATTAG